The Sagittula sp. P11 genome window below encodes:
- the pgeF gene encoding peptidoglycan editing factor PgeF, with translation MTLEIITADNLSPFRHGFFTRRGGASSGIFSGLNCGPGSSDQSEMVSINRARVADALGVEPGALVTVHQVHSADAVTVDGPLDEPRPKADALVTATEGIALAVLTADCQPVLFADADNGVIAAAHAGWRGALGGVLEATIEAMEALGAERDSIQAVIGPSISQGAYEVGPEFLDDFMAEDPANTRFFASGTGDRMLFDLPAYGLHRLRSAGVEAEWTRHCTYADPDRFYSYRRATHAGEADYGRLISAIRL, from the coding sequence ATGACGCTCGAGATCATCACCGCCGACAACCTTTCACCCTTCCGCCACGGCTTCTTCACCCGAAGGGGCGGGGCGTCCTCGGGCATCTTCTCGGGGCTGAACTGCGGCCCCGGCTCCTCCGACCAGTCGGAGATGGTGTCGATCAACCGCGCCCGCGTCGCCGACGCCCTGGGCGTGGAGCCCGGCGCGCTTGTGACCGTGCACCAGGTGCATTCCGCCGATGCGGTGACCGTCGACGGACCGCTGGACGAGCCGCGCCCCAAGGCCGACGCGCTGGTCACCGCGACCGAGGGGATCGCCCTCGCCGTGCTGACCGCCGACTGCCAGCCGGTGCTCTTCGCCGATGCCGACAACGGCGTGATCGCCGCCGCCCACGCGGGCTGGCGCGGGGCGCTGGGGGGCGTGCTGGAAGCGACGATCGAGGCGATGGAGGCACTGGGCGCCGAGCGTGACAGCATCCAGGCCGTCATCGGGCCTTCGATAAGCCAGGGCGCCTACGAGGTCGGGCCGGAATTCCTCGACGACTTCATGGCCGAGGACCCGGCCAACACCCGCTTCTTCGCCAGCGGCACCGGCGACCGGATGCTGTTCGACCTGCCCGCCTACGGGCTGCACCGCCTGCGCAGTGCAGGGGTAGAGGCAGAATGGACCCGCCACTGCACCTACGCCGACCCGGACCGGTTCTATTCCTACCGCCGCGCGACCCACGCGGGTGAGGCGGACTACGGCCGGTTGATCTCGGCCATCCGGCTCTGA
- a CDS encoding Hint domain-containing protein has protein sequence MRKFEVATLRPDLTVDFTQHVAPATPFFEECASAFARGTLIDTVRGPVAIEDLVPGDYIQTALGSEPVTWIGSTTYVPGRATEDTSLTHLTRVTADAMGLGSPPMDLLFGPAARMVVRHARLKALLGQAAVLARVEEYTDGDRFLQISPAGTVQLYHLMVRRHTTLKVGGVEVETFHPGNSASQQLGAKTRELFMSMFPNFETLGDFGETCATRTSREVIEGLIDA, from the coding sequence ATGCGCAAGTTCGAGGTCGCCACCCTGCGGCCGGACCTGACCGTCGATTTCACCCAGCACGTCGCCCCGGCGACGCCCTTCTTCGAGGAATGCGCCTCGGCCTTCGCGCGCGGCACGCTGATCGACACCGTGCGCGGCCCGGTCGCGATCGAGGACCTGGTGCCCGGCGACTACATCCAGACCGCGCTCGGCTCCGAACCCGTCACCTGGATCGGCTCCACGACCTACGTGCCCGGACGCGCGACAGAGGACACATCGCTCACCCACCTGACCCGCGTGACCGCGGATGCCATGGGTCTCGGCAGCCCGCCGATGGACCTGCTCTTCGGGCCGGCGGCCCGCATGGTCGTGCGCCACGCGCGGCTGAAGGCGCTGCTGGGACAGGCCGCCGTGCTCGCCCGGGTGGAGGAATACACCGACGGCGACCGCTTCCTGCAGATCAGCCCCGCCGGCACGGTGCAGCTGTATCACCTGATGGTGCGGCGCCACACGACGCTCAAGGTCGGCGGCGTGGAGGTGGAGACGTTCCACCCCGGCAATTCCGCCAGCCAGCAGCTCGGCGCAAAGACGCGCGAGCTGTTCATGTCGATGTTCCCGAACTTCGAAACGCTGGGCGACTTCGGCGAGACCTGCGCCACGCGCACCTCCCGCGAGGTCATCGAGGGCCTGATCGACGCCTGA
- a CDS encoding Lrp/AsnC family transcriptional regulator, producing the protein MPTHRLDPIDRKILSELQTDGRMTNVELARRVGISAPPCLRRVRVLEEQGYIQGYHADVDARALGFEVQVFVMVGLQSQAESDLSAFEARCRGWPLVRECHMLNGEVDFILKCVAPDLSTFQSFLTGDLLTAPNVASVKTSLVIRGAKDEPGVPFDVLEERLSRTA; encoded by the coding sequence ATGCCGACGCATCGGCTAGATCCTATTGATCGCAAGATTCTGTCCGAACTGCAAACGGATGGGCGCATGACGAACGTGGAACTCGCGCGGCGGGTGGGCATTTCCGCGCCGCCCTGCCTGCGCAGGGTGCGGGTTCTGGAAGAGCAGGGCTATATCCAGGGCTACCACGCGGACGTGGACGCCCGGGCGCTCGGGTTCGAGGTGCAGGTGTTCGTCATGGTCGGGCTGCAGAGCCAGGCGGAGTCCGACCTGTCGGCCTTCGAGGCGCGGTGCCGCGGCTGGCCGCTGGTGCGGGAGTGCCACATGCTGAACGGCGAGGTGGACTTCATCCTGAAGTGCGTGGCGCCCGACCTGTCGACCTTCCAGAGTTTCCTGACCGGCGACCTGCTGACGGCGCCGAACGTGGCCAGCGTGAAGACCTCGCTGGTGATCCGCGGCGCAAAGGACGAGCCCGGCGTGCCGTTCGACGTGCTGGAAGAGCGGCTGAGCCGCACCGCCTGA
- the trxB gene encoding thioredoxin-disulfide reductase: MAETSQTRHTKVLIIGSGPAGYTAGVYASRAMLEPILVQGLEPGGQLTTTTEVENWPGNTEIQGPDLMVNMEAHARAMGTEIIGDIITKIDFDVRPFVAHGDSGTTYTADSIILATGARAKWLGMPSEEAFKGFGVSACATCDGFFYRGQEIVVIGGGNTAVEEALFLTNFASKVTLIHRRDELRAEKILQDRLLKNPKIHPLWFHQLEEVMGTDMPKGVTGVKVKNVKTGEISEIPCAGVFVAIGHAPASELVKDVLETHMGGYVKTKPDSTETSIPGVFAAGDLTDHKYRQAVTSAGMGCMAALEAERWLSEQDLDDGKDTVEPLGYGVPVEAGH, from the coding sequence ATGGCAGAGACGTCCCAAACCCGCCACACCAAGGTCCTGATCATCGGTTCCGGCCCGGCCGGATACACCGCAGGTGTCTATGCCTCCCGCGCCATGCTGGAGCCGATCCTCGTGCAGGGGCTGGAACCCGGCGGCCAGCTGACCACCACCACCGAGGTGGAGAACTGGCCCGGCAACACCGAGATCCAGGGCCCCGATCTGATGGTCAACATGGAAGCGCATGCGCGCGCCATGGGCACCGAGATCATCGGCGACATCATCACGAAGATCGACTTCGACGTCCGCCCCTTCGTGGCGCATGGCGACAGCGGCACGACCTACACCGCCGACAGCATCATCCTCGCCACCGGCGCCCGCGCCAAGTGGCTGGGCATGCCCTCCGAGGAGGCCTTCAAGGGCTTCGGCGTCTCGGCCTGCGCGACCTGTGACGGCTTCTTCTACCGCGGGCAGGAAATCGTGGTGATCGGCGGCGGCAACACCGCGGTCGAAGAGGCGCTGTTCCTGACCAACTTCGCCTCCAAGGTCACGCTGATCCACCGCCGCGACGAGCTGCGTGCCGAGAAGATCCTGCAGGACCGCCTGCTGAAGAACCCGAAGATCCACCCGCTCTGGTTCCACCAGCTCGAGGAAGTCATGGGCACCGACATGCCCAAGGGCGTCACCGGCGTGAAGGTGAAGAACGTCAAGACCGGCGAGATTTCCGAGATCCCCTGCGCCGGCGTCTTCGTCGCCATCGGCCACGCGCCCGCCTCCGAACTGGTGAAGGACGTGCTGGAAACCCACATGGGCGGCTACGTGAAGACGAAGCCCGACAGCACCGAGACCTCGATCCCTGGCGTCTTCGCCGCGGGCGACCTGACCGACCACAAGTACCGGCAGGCAGTGACCTCGGCCGGGATGGGCTGCATGGCCGCGCTCGAGGCCGAGCGCTGGCTGTCCGAACAGGACCTCGACGACGGCAAGGACACGGTCGAGCCGCTGGGCTACGGCGTGCCCGTCGAAGCGGGACACTGA
- a CDS encoding ribonuclease E inhibitor RraB, producing the protein MDHDFAAQRAETRATYAELRDGPGLPEFADVDYFLVPEGEADWRPLADALSKEGFDCDWVEDDEEGRYLVATLPDQIISADGIWLGEEVATRLALDHGFAPDGWGLMGDGED; encoded by the coding sequence ATGGACCACGACTTCGCCGCCCAGCGGGCCGAGACCCGGGCCACCTATGCCGAACTGCGCGACGGCCCGGGCCTGCCCGAATTCGCCGACGTGGACTATTTCCTCGTCCCCGAGGGCGAGGCCGACTGGCGCCCGCTGGCCGATGCCCTCTCGAAGGAAGGCTTCGACTGCGACTGGGTGGAGGACGACGAGGAAGGCCGCTACCTCGTGGCCACCCTGCCCGACCAGATCATCTCGGCCGACGGCATCTGGCTGGGCGAGGAAGTGGCCACCCGCCTCGCGCTGGACCACGGCTTTGCCCCCGATGGCTGGGGCCTCATGGGCGACGGCGAAGACTGA
- a CDS encoding VOC family protein, with product MRWRGINHIELSVLDYDTSVAFYDRLFGWLGYKSFWTMDVGYRSTYYMARFPAPHSYIGIQPARSGGKLDHAARATGLHHIALWARNRREVDAFHRDFLLANDIPVTEAPAEYAIYAPGYYGVFFDDPINGFHWELAHIPMMPGLGMVRRFRAAWKDAAREHPDWPGDGMQQAMRKLPGRDKK from the coding sequence ATGCGCTGGCGCGGCATCAATCACATCGAACTTTCCGTCCTCGACTACGACACCTCCGTGGCCTTCTACGACCGGCTGTTCGGCTGGCTCGGCTACAAGAGCTTCTGGACGATGGATGTGGGCTACCGCTCCACCTATTACATGGCGCGGTTCCCCGCCCCGCATTCCTACATCGGCATCCAGCCCGCGCGATCGGGCGGCAAGCTGGATCACGCCGCCCGCGCCACGGGCCTGCACCACATCGCGCTCTGGGCCCGCAACCGGCGCGAGGTCGACGCCTTTCACCGCGATTTCCTTTTGGCGAACGACATCCCCGTGACGGAGGCGCCCGCCGAATATGCGATCTACGCGCCCGGCTACTACGGTGTCTTCTTCGACGATCCGATCAACGGCTTTCACTGGGAACTGGCCCACATCCCGATGATGCCGGGCCTTGGCATGGTCCGCCGGTTCCGCGCCGCATGGAAGGACGCCGCCCGAGAACACCCGGACTGGCCGGGCGACGGGATGCAGCAGGCGATGAGAAAACTGCCGGGTCGCGACAAAAAGTGA
- a CDS encoding bifunctional sulfate adenylyltransferase/adenylylsulfate kinase, which produces MTSLSASSTLREDDQLFRLLRQLEKAPEASQRATAEALGISLGTLNTQLRAAQNAGLIVVSNRPGPDRRQRFAYALTPEGTAVKNRLIDAFLARKFTEYAALHAELTGSASDLVPLKYRSKLMQSNLAPIPELYVSYDSAQKLKIEAGELTSHDLTPRQICDLELLMNGGFYPLKGFLGEDDYNGVVENMRLADGQLWPMPITLDVSEDFAAKIEEGQDIALRDQEGVILATMTVTDKYIPNKSKEAEKVFGADDLAHPAVNYLHNSAGKVYLGGPVTGIQQPVHYDFRARRDTPNELRAYFRKLGWRKIVAFQTRNPLHRAHQELTFRAAKEAQANLLIHPVVGLTKPGDVDHFTRVRCYEAVLDKYPASTTTMSLLNLAMRMAGPREAVWHGLIRKNHGCTHMIVGRDHAGPGKNSAGDDFYGPYDAQELFREHQAEIGCEMVDFKHMVYVQERAQYEPADEIEDKDNVTILNISGTELRRRLAEGLEIPEWFSFPEVVKELRRTKPPRSKQGFTVFFTGFSGSGKSTIANALMVKLMEMGGRPVTLLDGDVVRKHLSSELGFSKEHRDINIKRIGYVASEITKNGGIAICAPIAPYTATRRAVREMIEEYGAFCEVHVATTIEECEKRDRKGLYKLAREGKIKEFTGISDPYEEPQNPELRVETENVEVDNCAHQVILKLESMGLIAGS; this is translated from the coding sequence ATGACTTCGCTTTCTGCCTCTTCGACGCTTCGGGAAGACGATCAGCTCTTCCGCCTGCTGCGTCAGCTTGAAAAGGCACCCGAGGCCTCGCAGCGGGCCACGGCGGAAGCGCTGGGAATATCTCTCGGCACGCTCAACACGCAGCTCAGGGCGGCGCAGAACGCGGGCCTGATCGTGGTCAGCAACCGGCCCGGGCCGGATCGGCGCCAGCGCTTCGCCTATGCGCTGACACCCGAAGGAACGGCAGTCAAGAACCGGCTGATCGACGCCTTCCTTGCACGGAAATTCACCGAATACGCGGCGCTCCATGCCGAGCTCACGGGCTCTGCCAGCGACCTCGTCCCCCTCAAATACAGGAGCAAACTGATGCAATCCAATCTTGCGCCCATCCCGGAGCTGTACGTCTCCTACGACAGCGCCCAGAAGCTGAAGATCGAAGCCGGCGAGCTGACCTCGCACGATCTGACCCCCCGCCAGATCTGCGACCTCGAGCTGCTGATGAACGGCGGCTTCTACCCGCTTAAGGGCTTCCTGGGCGAAGACGACTACAACGGCGTCGTCGAGAACATGCGCCTGGCCGACGGCCAGCTCTGGCCGATGCCGATCACGCTGGACGTGTCCGAGGACTTCGCCGCCAAGATCGAGGAAGGCCAGGACATCGCGCTGCGTGACCAGGAAGGCGTGATCCTCGCCACCATGACGGTCACCGACAAGTACATCCCGAACAAGTCGAAAGAGGCCGAGAAGGTCTTTGGCGCCGACGACCTCGCCCACCCGGCGGTGAACTACCTGCACAACTCCGCAGGCAAGGTCTACCTCGGCGGCCCCGTCACCGGCATCCAGCAGCCGGTGCACTACGACTTCCGCGCCCGCCGCGACACCCCGAACGAGCTGCGCGCCTACTTCCGCAAGCTCGGCTGGCGCAAGATCGTCGCGTTCCAGACCCGCAACCCGCTGCACCGCGCGCACCAGGAACTGACCTTCCGCGCCGCGAAGGAAGCGCAGGCCAACCTGCTGATCCACCCGGTCGTCGGCCTGACGAAGCCGGGCGACGTGGACCACTTCACCCGCGTGCGCTGCTACGAGGCGGTGCTGGACAAGTACCCAGCCTCCACCACCACCATGTCGCTTCTGAACCTCGCCATGCGCATGGCCGGTCCGCGCGAAGCCGTCTGGCACGGCCTGATCCGCAAGAACCACGGCTGCACGCACATGATCGTCGGCCGCGACCACGCGGGCCCGGGCAAGAACTCTGCCGGCGACGATTTCTACGGTCCCTACGACGCGCAGGAACTCTTCCGCGAGCATCAGGCGGAAATCGGCTGTGAAATGGTCGACTTCAAGCACATGGTCTACGTGCAGGAACGCGCCCAGTACGAACCCGCGGACGAGATCGAGGACAAGGACAACGTCACCATCCTCAACATCTCCGGCACCGAACTGCGCCGCCGTCTGGCCGAGGGCCTCGAGATCCCGGAATGGTTCTCCTTCCCCGAGGTCGTGAAGGAACTGCGCCGCACCAAGCCGCCGCGCTCCAAGCAGGGCTTCACCGTGTTCTTCACCGGCTTCTCCGGCTCCGGCAAGTCGACCATCGCCAACGCGCTCATGGTCAAGCTGATGGAAATGGGCGGCCGCCCTGTGACGCTGCTCGACGGCGACGTCGTCCGCAAGCACCTGTCGTCCGAGCTGGGCTTCTCGAAAGAGCACCGCGACATCAACATCAAGCGGATCGGCTACGTCGCGTCCGAGATCACCAAGAACGGCGGCATCGCGATCTGCGCGCCCATCGCGCCCTACACCGCGACCCGCCGCGCCGTGCGCGAGATGATCGAGGAATACGGCGCCTTCTGCGAAGTGCACGTCGCGACCACGATCGAGGAATGCGAAAAGCGTGACCGCAAGGGCCTCTACAAGCTGGCACGCGAAGGCAAGATCAAGGAGTTCACCGGCATCTCCGACCCGTACGAAGAGCCGCAGAACCCCGAACTGCGCGTCGAGACCGAGAATGTCGAAGTCGACAACTGCGCGCATCAGGTCATCCTGAAGCTGGAATCGATGGGCCTGATCGCGGGTTCCTGA
- a CDS encoding autotransporter domain-containing protein, translated as MRLLRRTSACAAAFLSIGAMNAGAALAGCNNEFFSVDYNYGGSQSYGFPGDLQSGEDATFAAAGDFQFFKIEVNGKVLCNSVASCNGYTYTAPATDSYYFLATGQSGPGTGKSGTATYSCTAATTGAGTGTGTTANSGAATGGGLPAAAQGAGATVAAAGSTAAVGNAINNAITGTGPNLSTQGLFLSGGGPSSPLQAWASLQGRNYSGDIDGRSFEFTLGADMEVAAGTRLGLFLSSGRADLDVAGIDVETDALSFGPYFKTRLSDTYEVTGYALFARPDYEVGGTSYEAERRAAGLTANANYMWGNTEIESFLGVSGFSEDHPSAGALSSRTVSALTGSIGTKAIFGQGAPLRPYVSIGADFNRYDDGVNRRTTHNTPRLGTGFTYHTGSGSLSMDLNGGQIFEDTRDVELRMNYNFNF; from the coding sequence ATGAGACTTCTGCGTCGAACATCCGCCTGTGCTGCCGCCTTCCTCTCCATCGGTGCCATGAACGCGGGGGCGGCCCTTGCCGGCTGCAACAACGAATTCTTCTCCGTCGACTACAATTACGGCGGCTCGCAATCCTACGGGTTCCCCGGCGACCTGCAAAGCGGCGAGGACGCGACCTTCGCCGCCGCGGGCGACTTCCAGTTCTTCAAGATCGAGGTGAACGGAAAGGTGCTGTGCAACTCCGTCGCCTCCTGCAACGGCTACACCTACACCGCCCCCGCGACCGACAGCTACTACTTCCTCGCCACCGGACAGAGCGGGCCGGGCACCGGCAAGTCCGGCACCGCCACCTATTCCTGCACCGCCGCGACCACCGGGGCGGGCACCGGAACCGGGACCACGGCGAACAGCGGCGCCGCCACCGGGGGCGGACTTCCCGCGGCGGCGCAGGGCGCGGGCGCCACCGTCGCGGCGGCCGGATCGACCGCCGCCGTGGGCAACGCGATCAACAACGCCATCACCGGCACCGGGCCGAACCTCTCGACCCAAGGGCTGTTCCTGTCCGGCGGCGGCCCGTCCTCCCCGCTGCAGGCCTGGGCCTCGCTCCAGGGCCGCAACTACAGCGGCGACATCGACGGGCGGTCCTTCGAATTCACCCTCGGCGCGGATATGGAGGTGGCCGCAGGCACCCGGCTCGGCCTGTTCCTGTCCTCCGGCCGCGCCGACCTGGACGTTGCGGGCATCGACGTGGAAACGGACGCGCTGTCCTTCGGCCCCTACTTCAAGACCCGCCTCTCCGACACCTACGAGGTCACCGGCTACGCGCTTTTCGCGAGGCCCGATTACGAGGTCGGCGGCACCTCCTACGAGGCCGAGCGCCGCGCCGCGGGCCTGACCGCCAACGCAAACTACATGTGGGGCAACACGGAGATCGAGAGCTTCCTCGGCGTCTCCGGCTTCTCGGAGGATCATCCCTCTGCCGGCGCCCTGTCGTCGCGCACCGTCAGCGCGCTCACCGGCTCCATCGGGACAAAGGCGATCTTCGGCCAGGGCGCCCCGCTCCGGCCCTACGTCAGCATCGGCGCCGACTTCAACCGCTACGACGACGGGGTGAACCGGCGGACGACGCACAACACGCCGCGGCTCGGCACCGGGTTTACCTACCACACCGGCAGCGGATCGCTGTCGATGGACCTGAACGGCGGCCAGATCTTCGAGGACACCCGCGATGTCGAATTGCGGATGAACTACAACTTCAACTTCTGA
- a CDS encoding peptidoglycan-binding protein codes for MRFVAAILFLLCGLSGPVLAGDAHVACVQNQLSALGQDPGPVDGQSGPRTRAAVAALVSESAPEAREAYGRLPEFSRRAAVGWCREIGRFHLDALPFMPSYRMPEVHVSDEVSPQMRRALLAAHAQARTYMAEQYGVRLASRVQIAAAVTPEAFRELVRTTEEGQQIPGTTLRASAERNCLGTRGLGGSMYRDVMTFCGLAMGVEDAAQLRLARDTLTSVMVHEYVHHMQREMAYDKVERWVRKGETVRRRLGPAWMVEGTAEVLESRYWTRDAHVAGDALFLLRARAVAAQKSLASVRTDDEVRTAGAYAVSHYAAALLAGRFGDQSLIGFWRAVGETDNWYEAFAQVYGMSVEEFEALYAGMLESRAYGLEFVQDIDIDGDGLIAGQETLPPAAETAQVQSN; via the coding sequence ATGCGCTTCGTCGCAGCGATCCTTTTCCTGTTGTGCGGCCTGTCCGGCCCGGTCCTTGCGGGCGACGCGCATGTCGCCTGCGTGCAGAACCAGCTTTCCGCGCTGGGGCAGGATCCGGGGCCGGTGGACGGCCAGTCGGGCCCGCGCACAAGGGCCGCCGTGGCGGCGCTGGTGTCGGAGAGCGCGCCCGAGGCGCGGGAGGCCTACGGGCGGCTGCCGGAGTTCTCGCGCCGGGCGGCCGTCGGCTGGTGCCGCGAGATCGGTCGCTTTCACCTCGATGCCCTGCCGTTCATGCCGTCCTACAGGATGCCCGAGGTGCATGTCTCCGACGAGGTCAGCCCGCAGATGCGCCGCGCCCTGCTGGCGGCGCATGCGCAGGCGCGCACCTACATGGCGGAGCAGTACGGCGTGCGGCTGGCCAGCCGGGTGCAGATCGCCGCCGCCGTCACCCCGGAGGCCTTCCGCGAGCTGGTGCGCACGACGGAGGAGGGGCAGCAGATCCCCGGCACCACCTTGCGCGCCTCCGCCGAGCGGAACTGCCTTGGCACGCGGGGGCTGGGCGGCAGCATGTACCGCGACGTGATGACCTTCTGCGGGCTGGCGATGGGGGTGGAGGATGCCGCGCAGCTCCGGCTGGCGCGGGACACGCTGACCTCGGTCATGGTGCATGAGTACGTCCACCACATGCAGCGCGAGATGGCCTACGACAAGGTGGAGCGCTGGGTGCGCAAGGGCGAGACGGTGCGCCGCCGCCTTGGGCCTGCCTGGATGGTGGAGGGCACGGCGGAGGTGCTGGAGTCGCGCTACTGGACCCGGGACGCGCATGTGGCGGGGGATGCGCTGTTCCTGCTGAGGGCGCGGGCCGTCGCGGCGCAGAAGTCGCTGGCCAGCGTGCGCACCGATGACGAGGTGCGGACCGCCGGGGCCTACGCGGTGTCGCACTATGCCGCTGCCCTTCTGGCCGGGCGTTTCGGCGACCAGAGCCTGATCGGCTTCTGGCGCGCCGTGGGCGAGACCGACAACTGGTACGAGGCCTTTGCGCAGGTCTATGGCATGAGCGTGGAGGAGTTCGAGGCGCTCTATGCAGGGATGCTGGAGAGCCGGGCATACGGGCTGGAGTTCGTGCAGGACATCGACATCGACGGCGACGGGCTGATCGCGGGGCAGGAGACGCTGCCGCCGGCCGCGGAGACAGCGCAGGTTCAGAGCAACTGA
- a CDS encoding DUF1150 domain-containing protein, with product MHTKYDISKLMDEGRTVYVRPVQRDELPEEMQDQMDGRDTIYAVHRADGERLALVKNRSLAFALARQNDLAPVTVH from the coding sequence ATGCATACCAAGTACGACATTTCCAAGCTGATGGACGAAGGCCGGACGGTCTACGTGCGTCCCGTGCAGCGCGACGAGCTGCCGGAAGAGATGCAGGACCAGATGGACGGCCGCGACACGATCTATGCCGTGCACCGTGCCGATGGCGAGCGTCTGGCGCTTGTGAAGAACCGGAGCCTGGCCTTCGCGCTGGCCCGTCAGAACGACCTGGCACCGGTGACGGTCCACTGA
- a CDS encoding Hsp20 family protein, with amino-acid sequence MSKLTLGSYPHMLGFEQLERLLERTAKTSEGYPPFNIEQTSEHSFRITLAVAGFREEDLSITVEDRQLVIRGRSRDDSAERIFLHRGIAARQFQRSFVLADGVEVGEAVMENGLLHVDLTQNQPETVVQTIKIRKG; translated from the coding sequence ATGAGCAAACTCACACTGGGGTCCTACCCGCACATGCTGGGGTTCGAGCAGCTGGAACGGCTGCTGGAGAGGACCGCGAAGACGTCGGAAGGCTATCCGCCGTTCAACATAGAACAGACGTCCGAACACTCTTTCCGTATCACGCTGGCTGTCGCGGGTTTCCGCGAGGAGGACCTCTCGATCACGGTCGAGGACCGGCAACTGGTGATCCGCGGACGGTCGCGCGACGACTCGGCCGAGCGCATTTTCCTGCACCGCGGCATTGCCGCGCGGCAGTTTCAGCGCAGTTTCGTATTGGCGGACGGCGTCGAGGTGGGTGAAGCGGTGATGGAAAACGGGCTGTTGCACGTCGACCTGACGCAGAACCAGCCGGAGACCGTGGTTCAGACGATCAAGATCAGGAAGGGGTAA
- a CDS encoding YdcH family protein has translation MNAPTDISMKNDEVLRVELEVFRREHRDLDESIRALQTTGTADQITLQRLKKKKLLLKDRIALIEDRLTPDIIA, from the coding sequence ATGAACGCCCCAACGGACATCTCCATGAAGAACGACGAGGTCCTGCGCGTCGAACTCGAGGTCTTTCGCAGGGAACACCGCGACCTGGACGAATCCATCCGTGCGCTGCAGACCACCGGCACCGCCGACCAGATCACGCTGCAGCGCCTGAAGAAGAAGAAGCTTCTTCTCAAGGACCGTATCGCGCTGATCGAGGACCGGCTGACCCCCGACATCATCGCCTGA
- the purE gene encoding 5-(carboxyamino)imidazole ribonucleotide mutase, with translation MTIEIGIIMGSQSDWPTMKEAAEVLDELGVPHEIRIVSAHRTPDRLWEYGKTAAERGLKVIIAGAGGAAHLPGMMASKTRVPVIGVPVETKALSGVDSLYSILQMPRGFPVATMAIGGAGAKNAGLMAAAILANTDPHLARRLDDWRTALAASIPEEPVRD, from the coding sequence ATGACAATCGAGATCGGCATCATCATGGGCAGCCAATCGGACTGGCCCACCATGAAGGAGGCCGCCGAGGTGCTCGACGAACTCGGCGTCCCGCACGAGATCAGGATCGTCTCCGCGCACCGCACCCCGGACCGGCTGTGGGAGTACGGCAAGACCGCGGCCGAGCGCGGGCTGAAGGTCATCATCGCGGGCGCCGGCGGCGCGGCCCACCTGCCCGGCATGATGGCGTCGAAGACCCGCGTGCCGGTGATCGGCGTCCCGGTCGAGACCAAGGCGCTCTCAGGCGTCGATTCGCTCTATTCCATCCTGCAGATGCCGCGCGGCTTCCCCGTCGCCACCATGGCGATCGGCGGCGCGGGCGCGAAGAACGCGGGCCTGATGGCCGCGGCCATCCTCGCCAACACCGACCCCCACCTCGCCCGCCGCCTCGACGACTGGCGCACGGCCCTCGCCGCCTCCATCCCCGAGGAACCCGTCCGCGACTGA